The following proteins come from a genomic window of Pseudomonas sp. MAG733B:
- a CDS encoding dioxygenase, with product MTDQDKATEALISEQAVSSFNDAPNARYKQIMQSLTRHLHAFVSEVELTEQEWFEGIRFLTETGHKCDGLVRQEFILLSDTLGVSMLVDAINHRHSATATETTVFGPFYIDGMPDRAFGENMAFTPGETALVRGRVVDVHGNALAGAVLDVWQTAENGMYSGQDTEQPFGNLRGHYRTDADGCFAIRTIVPVAYPIPTDGPVGRMLDAANRHAWRPAHLHFMIEVPGYRKLVTHLFNHDDPYLASDAVFGVKQSLQVIYEDRVSHDDVSAKLGMELPFKRACYEFVMETE from the coding sequence ATGACCGATCAAGACAAAGCCACGGAAGCCCTGATTTCCGAGCAAGCCGTGAGCAGTTTCAACGACGCGCCCAACGCGCGTTACAAGCAGATCATGCAAAGCCTGACGCGGCATCTGCACGCCTTTGTCAGCGAGGTCGAATTGACCGAGCAGGAATGGTTCGAAGGCATACGCTTCCTGACCGAGACCGGGCATAAATGCGATGGCCTGGTGCGCCAGGAATTCATTCTGCTGTCGGACACCCTCGGCGTTTCGATGCTGGTGGATGCGATCAACCATCGGCACAGCGCAACGGCGACTGAAACCACGGTGTTCGGGCCGTTCTACATCGACGGCATGCCTGATCGGGCGTTCGGCGAAAACATGGCCTTCACCCCGGGCGAAACGGCGCTGGTGCGTGGACGGGTGGTCGATGTTCACGGCAATGCCTTGGCCGGTGCGGTGCTCGATGTCTGGCAGACTGCCGAGAACGGCATGTATTCCGGCCAGGACACCGAGCAGCCGTTCGGCAACTTGCGCGGTCACTATCGCACCGACGCCGACGGTTGTTTTGCGATTCGCACGATTGTCCCGGTGGCCTACCCGATACCGACCGATGGTCCGGTGGGGCGCATGCTCGATGCGGCCAACCGTCATGCGTGGCGGCCTGCGCACCTGCATTTCATGATTGAAGTGCCCGGCTATCGCAAACTGGTCACGCACCTGTTCAATCACGATGACCCGTATCTGGCGTCCGATGCGGTGTTTGGTGTGAAACAGTCGTTGCAGGTGATCTACGAAGACCGGGTCAGCCACGACGATGTGTCTGCCAAATTGGGTATGGAACTGCCGTTCAAGCGTGCGTGTTACGAATTTGTCATGGAAACCGAGTGA
- a CDS encoding transporter substrate-binding domain-containing protein, with protein MGNRRFAHWITGAACVFLAGMSAAQAQPIRFAVAAEPYPPYTEKQANGEWKGFEVDLIHKLCSEMKAECEIKEVAWDGIIPSLLAKKIDVIFSSMSVTEEREKQIAFSKAYYDSVIAIVGPKDASVKKYPDDLKGKTIGVQNSTVSASYLKTYYEKIADVKYYDTQDSANADLIAGRIDLMMADGTAMAAFVKTPDAKDLAYLGAVPYDPIFGKGVGAGMRKDDTELKAKLDKAIKELLASKDYDDLSQSYFGTSVKPTF; from the coding sequence ATGGGAAATCGACGTTTTGCACACTGGATAACCGGCGCCGCCTGCGTATTTCTGGCCGGCATGAGCGCGGCACAGGCACAGCCGATCCGTTTCGCGGTCGCGGCCGAACCCTATCCGCCGTACACCGAGAAACAGGCCAACGGTGAATGGAAGGGCTTTGAAGTCGACCTGATCCACAAGCTGTGCAGCGAAATGAAAGCCGAGTGCGAGATCAAGGAAGTGGCGTGGGACGGGATCATTCCGTCGCTGCTGGCGAAGAAGATCGACGTGATTTTCTCCTCGATGTCGGTGACCGAAGAGCGGGAAAAACAGATCGCCTTCAGCAAGGCCTACTACGACTCGGTGATCGCCATCGTCGGCCCTAAAGATGCCTCCGTGAAGAAGTACCCGGATGACCTCAAGGGCAAGACCATCGGCGTGCAGAACTCGACCGTGAGCGCCAGCTACCTGAAGACCTATTACGAAAAAATCGCCGACGTTAAGTACTACGACACCCAGGACTCGGCCAACGCCGACCTGATTGCCGGTCGTATCGACCTGATGATGGCCGACGGCACCGCCATGGCGGCCTTCGTCAAGACCCCGGATGCGAAAGACCTGGCTTACCTCGGCGCGGTGCCGTACGACCCGATCTTCGGCAAAGGCGTAGGCGCCGGCATGCGCAAGGACGACACCGAGCTCAAGGCCAAGCTCGACAAGGCGATCAAGGAACTGCTGGCGAGCAAGGACTATGACGATCTGTCGCAGAGCTACTTCGGCACGAGCGTGAAGCCGACGTTCTGA
- a CDS encoding aminotransferase class I/II-fold pyridoxal phosphate-dependent enzyme, giving the protein MRFSPFVERISGQGVAAWDIHYAAFEARRRGEDVIILSVGDPDFPTPDFITDAAIHALREGDTHYTEIAGRLALREAIAARYGKLFSRELQAENVITVAGAQNALFVASMCLLSAGDEVIALDPMYVTYEATLKASGATLVRVPCSADDDFRVDAAVLAKAITPRTRAIFLSNPNNPTGVVLNREELQAIAELAIAHDLWVVVDEVYESLTFERDHVSLAALPGMAERCVVIGSLSKSHAMTGWRIGWIVANPALVAHAETLVLSMLYGLPGFCMEAALKAVQSHDEVTHGMRDIYRRRRDLVVAGLTDCPGISVLKPDAGMFVLVDVRGTGLTSLEFAWRLLREARVSVLDAAAFGEPAQGFVRLSFTLGEERLTEACRRIRAFVLVLNGEAPRPVITSVATETLVLPTAARTMIEVEKLHKSFGNIEVLKGVSLTAREGEVISLIGASGSGKSTLLRCINMLEVPDQGRILVDGESIHLNHTRPGAPLVSDAKQLVRIRSSLGMVFQNFNLWPHRTVLENLIEAPTQVLRESKAEATERAEALLERVGLAAKRNEYPAFLSGGQQQRVAIARALAMRPKVMLFDEPTSALDPELVGEVLRVIRSLAEEGRTMILVTHEMAFARDVSSKVAFLHQGLIEETGSPDEVFVHPRSERCRQFVNAHQTR; this is encoded by the coding sequence ATGCGGTTTTCACCCTTTGTTGAGCGGATCTCAGGTCAAGGCGTAGCCGCCTGGGATATTCATTACGCGGCATTCGAAGCGCGCCGCCGGGGCGAGGATGTGATCATTCTCAGTGTCGGCGACCCGGATTTCCCCACTCCCGACTTCATCACCGATGCCGCCATCCATGCGCTGCGCGAAGGTGACACTCACTACACCGAAATTGCTGGCCGCCTGGCCCTGCGCGAAGCCATTGCGGCGCGCTACGGCAAGTTGTTCAGTCGCGAACTGCAAGCTGAAAACGTGATTACCGTGGCGGGCGCGCAGAACGCCTTGTTCGTCGCTTCGATGTGCCTGCTCAGCGCCGGTGACGAAGTGATTGCCCTCGACCCGATGTACGTGACCTACGAAGCAACGCTCAAGGCTTCCGGCGCCACGCTGGTGCGGGTGCCGTGCTCTGCGGACGATGATTTCCGTGTCGATGCGGCGGTGCTGGCCAAGGCCATCACGCCGCGGACCCGGGCGATTTTCCTCTCCAACCCGAACAATCCCACCGGCGTGGTGCTCAACCGCGAAGAGCTGCAAGCCATCGCCGAACTCGCCATCGCCCATGACTTGTGGGTGGTGGTGGACGAGGTCTATGAAAGCCTGACGTTCGAGCGTGACCACGTGAGCTTGGCGGCATTGCCGGGCATGGCCGAGCGCTGCGTGGTGATTGGCAGTCTGTCGAAATCCCATGCCATGACCGGTTGGCGGATTGGCTGGATCGTCGCCAATCCCGCGCTGGTCGCCCATGCCGAAACCCTGGTGCTGAGCATGCTCTACGGCTTGCCGGGGTTTTGTATGGAAGCCGCGTTGAAGGCGGTGCAGTCTCACGACGAAGTCACCCACGGCATGCGTGACATCTACCGCCGCCGCCGCGATCTGGTGGTGGCGGGGCTGACTGATTGCCCCGGTATATCGGTGCTCAAACCCGACGCCGGCATGTTCGTGCTGGTGGACGTGCGCGGCACCGGTCTGACGTCGCTGGAATTTGCCTGGCGCCTGCTGCGCGAGGCGCGGGTGTCGGTGCTGGATGCCGCCGCTTTCGGTGAGCCGGCGCAAGGCTTTGTGCGCCTGTCCTTCACGTTGGGTGAAGAGCGACTGACCGAAGCTTGTCGGCGTATTCGTGCTTTTGTCCTGGTGTTGAACGGGGAAGCGCCACGGCCGGTGATCACCAGCGTGGCCACCGAAACCCTGGTTCTGCCGACCGCCGCCCGAACCATGATTGAAGTCGAGAAGCTGCACAAAAGCTTCGGCAATATCGAGGTGCTCAAGGGCGTGTCGTTGACGGCCCGCGAAGGCGAGGTGATCTCACTGATCGGCGCCAGCGGCTCGGGCAAAAGTACTTTGCTGCGCTGCATCAACATGCTCGAAGTGCCGGATCAGGGGCGCATTCTGGTGGATGGCGAAAGCATTCACCTCAACCACACCCGCCCCGGCGCGCCGCTGGTGTCCGACGCCAAGCAACTGGTACGCATCCGCTCAAGCCTGGGCATGGTGTTCCAGAACTTCAACCTCTGGCCCCATCGCACGGTGCTGGAAAACCTCATCGAAGCGCCGACCCAGGTCCTGCGCGAGAGCAAAGCGGAAGCCACTGAACGGGCCGAAGCCTTGCTTGAACGCGTCGGGCTGGCGGCCAAGCGCAACGAGTACCCGGCGTTTCTCTCCGGGGGACAGCAGCAACGGGTGGCCATTGCCCGGGCCCTGGCCATGCGGCCCAAGGTCATGCTGTTCGATGAACCCACCTCGGCACTCGACCCGGAACTCGTCGGGGAAGTGCTGCGGGTGATCCGCTCTCTCGCCGAAGAAGGCCGGACCATGATCCTGGTGACTCATGAAATGGCTTTCGCACGCGATGTCTCTTCCAAAGTCGCCTTCCTGCATCAAGGCCTGATCGAGGAAACCGGTTCGCCGGACGAAGTGTTCGTACACCCACGCAGCGAGCGTTGCCGACAATTCGTCAACGCTCATCAAACTCGCTAA
- a CDS encoding YciI family protein, giving the protein MGQFFAVFATDHPDSLALRQRLRPSHQAHLRATESHRVVVRFGGPTLDEAGSAMNGTLLVIEAHSLPEVEAFVQDDPYVQAGLFASVQIRPWHWSLGNPELRG; this is encoded by the coding sequence ATGGGCCAGTTTTTTGCGGTATTTGCCACCGATCACCCGGATTCGCTGGCGTTGCGTCAGCGTTTGCGGCCCAGCCATCAAGCGCATCTGCGTGCAACCGAGAGCCATCGGGTGGTCGTGCGCTTCGGCGGCCCAACCCTCGATGAGGCCGGTTCAGCGATGAACGGCACATTGCTGGTGATCGAGGCACACAGCCTGCCGGAAGTGGAGGCGTTCGTTCAGGACGATCCGTATGTGCAGGCCGGGTTGTTTGCGAGCGTGCAGATCCGTCCGTGGCACTGGAGCCTCGGCAACCCGGAATTGCGTGGCTGA
- a CDS encoding aldehyde dehydrogenase family protein, with protein sequence MQNQLYIDGRFVDAVAGGTIDVVSPHDGSLITRIAAAEAADIDLAVAAAKRAFPAWSALGAAERGRLLLKLADKIEECSEELAQLESLNTGHPIRDSRGLDVPRTAACFRYFGGMADKIEGSVIPVEAGFLNYVQRKPIGVVGQIVPWNFPLMFTSWKMGPALAAGNTIVIKPSEITPLSTLRIVELMTEVGFPKGVVNVVPGYGHTAGQALAEHLDVGKIAFTGSTATGRRIVEASKSNLKRIQLELGGKGANIVFEDANIEAAVNGAAWAIFHNQGQACIAGSRLILHKDIADQFLERFIALAKSIRLGDPMDPETEMGPLTSALHRDRVMAYIDIAIEQGGKILAGGKAPDDKALAKGFYVEPTIVEAKPSDRVCQEEVFGPFVTVVRFSTDEEALAIANDSEYGLGSGLWTQNLTRAHKMADAIHAGMCWINCYKRVSPGSPFGGVGQSGYGREMGFEAIHDYTEARSVWVNVDAKIAPHFKR encoded by the coding sequence ATGCAAAATCAGCTCTATATCGATGGCCGCTTCGTCGATGCGGTCGCCGGCGGCACCATCGACGTTGTGTCGCCCCACGACGGCTCGTTGATCACCCGCATTGCCGCCGCCGAAGCCGCTGATATCGACCTCGCTGTCGCCGCTGCCAAGCGCGCGTTCCCGGCCTGGTCGGCGCTGGGCGCGGCCGAACGTGGTCGCTTGCTGCTGAAACTGGCGGACAAGATCGAAGAGTGCAGCGAAGAACTGGCGCAGCTTGAATCCCTCAATACGGGACACCCGATTCGCGATTCCCGTGGCCTCGACGTGCCACGCACCGCCGCTTGCTTCCGTTATTTCGGCGGCATGGCCGACAAGATCGAAGGCTCGGTGATTCCGGTCGAAGCCGGATTCCTCAACTACGTGCAGCGCAAACCGATCGGCGTGGTCGGGCAGATCGTGCCGTGGAACTTTCCGCTGATGTTCACCAGTTGGAAAATGGGCCCGGCACTGGCGGCAGGCAACACCATCGTCATCAAGCCTTCGGAAATCACTCCGTTGTCGACATTGCGCATCGTGGAGTTGATGACCGAAGTCGGTTTCCCCAAAGGCGTGGTCAACGTCGTGCCGGGTTACGGCCATACCGCCGGGCAAGCGCTGGCTGAACACCTCGACGTGGGCAAGATCGCCTTCACCGGTTCGACCGCCACTGGTCGCCGGATCGTCGAAGCCTCGAAAAGCAACCTCAAGCGCATCCAGCTGGAACTGGGCGGCAAGGGTGCCAACATCGTTTTCGAAGACGCCAACATCGAAGCGGCCGTCAATGGCGCAGCCTGGGCGATCTTCCACAACCAGGGCCAGGCGTGTATCGCTGGTTCACGTTTGATTCTGCACAAGGACATCGCCGACCAGTTCCTGGAGCGCTTTATCGCATTGGCCAAGTCCATTCGCCTGGGCGACCCGATGGACCCGGAAACCGAAATGGGGCCACTGACCTCGGCGCTGCACCGCGACCGTGTGATGGCCTACATCGATATTGCCATCGAGCAGGGCGGCAAGATCCTCGCTGGCGGCAAGGCGCCGGACGACAAGGCCCTGGCCAAGGGTTTCTACGTCGAACCGACGATTGTCGAAGCCAAACCGAGTGATCGGGTGTGCCAGGAAGAAGTGTTCGGCCCGTTCGTCACCGTGGTGCGTTTCAGCACCGACGAAGAAGCGCTGGCCATCGCCAACGACTCCGAGTACGGGCTGGGCAGCGGCCTGTGGACGCAGAACCTGACCCGCGCGCACAAAATGGCCGACGCGATTCACGCCGGCATGTGCTGGATCAACTGCTACAAACGCGTTAGCCCCGGCAGCCCGTTTGGTGGCGTCGGCCAGTCCGGTTACGGCCGTGAGATGGGCTTTGAGGCGATCCACGACTACACCGAAGCCCGTTCGGTATGGGTCAACGTCGACGCGAAAATCGCGCCGCACTTCAAACGCTGA
- a CDS encoding DUF2955 domain-containing protein yields MFTKQQRTPRVQRALRLATGTAICLAVSFGLALPIPFLAPVLCALLLASANRPLPFKAAVILALAAMLTTGTGLLLIPLLRHYPNSGVMLIGVGLFLVFRFGLRGGSNLIVTFLVIGLTMISSAGVADFGLAVMVIKAMVAGLILAVVVGMFSHWLFPEPANAPPPPAAPVFPASEVDRVALRATLIVIPAFLLALIDPASYLPIVLKAVNLGQQSETTSARNAARELIGSTLLGGLLAFLFWNALSLFVHLWMFFLWMLLFSLFLARRMYGLKPTRFSPGFWLNSLMTLIILLGQSVQDSVAGKDVQTAFAVRMTLFIGVTLYACLMVHLLDQRQVSQVQKVR; encoded by the coding sequence ATGTTTACTAAGCAGCAGCGCACACCCAGGGTTCAGCGCGCCCTGCGCCTGGCGACGGGCACGGCAATCTGTCTGGCGGTGAGTTTTGGCCTGGCCTTGCCGATTCCGTTTCTGGCTCCGGTGCTGTGTGCATTGTTGCTGGCCTCGGCCAATCGTCCGCTGCCGTTCAAAGCCGCGGTGATCCTGGCGCTCGCCGCCATGCTGACCACCGGCACTGGCCTGTTGCTGATTCCGCTGCTGCGTCACTACCCCAACAGCGGCGTGATGTTGATCGGTGTGGGGCTGTTTCTGGTGTTTCGATTCGGCCTGCGTGGTGGCAGCAACCTGATCGTCACGTTTCTGGTGATCGGCCTGACCATGATCTCTTCGGCGGGTGTGGCTGATTTTGGCCTGGCGGTGATGGTCATCAAGGCCATGGTTGCGGGGCTGATCCTGGCGGTGGTGGTCGGGATGTTCAGTCATTGGTTGTTTCCCGAACCGGCCAATGCCCCGCCGCCGCCCGCCGCGCCGGTTTTTCCCGCGAGCGAAGTCGACCGGGTGGCATTGCGTGCCACCTTGATCGTGATTCCGGCCTTCCTGCTGGCGCTGATCGATCCGGCCAGTTACCTGCCCATCGTGCTCAAGGCCGTCAACCTTGGGCAGCAGAGTGAGACGACTAGCGCACGCAATGCCGCACGGGAGCTGATCGGCTCAACCCTTCTCGGCGGCCTGCTGGCGTTCCTGTTCTGGAATGCGCTGAGCCTGTTTGTGCATTTGTGGATGTTCTTTTTATGGATGCTGCTGTTTTCCCTGTTCCTGGCACGCCGGATGTACGGCCTGAAGCCAACCCGATTCAGCCCGGGATTCTGGCTCAACAGCCTGATGACCCTGATCATCCTGTTGGGCCAGTCGGTGCAGGACAGTGTCGCGGGCAAGGACGTGCAAACCGCGTTCGCCGTACGCATGACACTGTTCATCGGCGTGACGCTGTATGCATGCCTGATGGTGCATTTGCTCGATCAGCGGCAAGTCAGCCAAGTGCAGAAGGTCCGTTGA
- a CDS encoding Rieske 2Fe-2S domain-containing protein, with protein MTTITLCQLDDIADGGALGLPQHQQLHPAGLVAVRQDRQVWVYINRCPHFSVPLDFRPQEFCTYRGKVLMCAHHSAMFRFDDGHCIDGPCKGAQLESVPVRWVGNSLVMEVREEG; from the coding sequence ATGACCACCATCACGTTGTGCCAACTGGACGACATCGCCGACGGCGGCGCCCTCGGCTTGCCGCAACACCAGCAACTGCATCCCGCCGGTCTTGTTGCGGTGCGCCAAGACCGGCAGGTGTGGGTCTACATCAACCGTTGTCCGCACTTTTCGGTGCCATTGGACTTTCGTCCGCAGGAGTTCTGCACCTATCGCGGCAAGGTGCTGATGTGCGCGCACCACAGCGCGATGTTTCGTTTCGACGACGGACACTGCATCGACGGCCCGTGCAAAGGCGCGCAGCTGGAATCGGTGCCAGTGCGTTGGGTCGGAAATAGTCTGGTTATGGAGGTCCGGGAGGAGGGGTGA
- a CDS encoding TolC family protein: MHPGTSQLLLFVVLAIGGCVRLGPDFQPPGEAWVDHWNTPELDRASQRALQPDIRQWWQIFADPTLNQLIAESDAHNSSLKIAGLRVMEARAQLGIAQSGLYPQLQQVSVDSLYVNRRQYGGNNPIDSHFWQHSAGFDVGWELDFWGRFSRAIESSDASYFAAEANYDDALVLLRAQVADTYFSLRTTEARLRVARENARQQQRNYEITEKLFNSGQTAELDLQQAKTQYLGTLSTIPLLEDQIGRIRNALAVLIGRPPGALPMMAENTGLIPLVDRAVLQDVPANLLLRRPDVRAAELNVAAQSALIGVAETDFYPSLTLLGSIVWSGDTLSGTSRSLDLIGGPSLRWNVFDYGRISNNVRVQDARLQQLIEAYRDKVRQAAREADDAANGVTRSLQRERILREAEGAAKRSLELANALYREGYSDFQRVLDAQRALLELQDSYLVSRGDAVSNMIALYKALGGGWYSAQPKVDSATRRQMEQRTDWGDLLAEPPAAQPASPLPKPVNNHD; this comes from the coding sequence ATGCATCCAGGTACAAGCCAGCTGCTGCTGTTTGTCGTGCTTGCCATCGGCGGTTGCGTGCGGTTGGGCCCGGACTTCCAGCCGCCCGGCGAAGCGTGGGTCGATCACTGGAACACCCCCGAGCTCGACCGCGCCAGCCAACGGGCACTGCAACCGGACATTCGCCAATGGTGGCAAATATTTGCTGACCCGACGCTGAACCAACTGATCGCTGAATCGGATGCCCACAACTCCAGCCTGAAAATCGCCGGTTTGCGGGTGATGGAGGCTCGGGCGCAGTTGGGCATTGCCCAGAGCGGCCTCTATCCGCAACTGCAACAGGTCAGCGTCGACAGCCTGTACGTCAACCGTCGGCAATACGGCGGCAACAACCCGATCGACAGCCATTTCTGGCAGCACAGCGCCGGGTTCGATGTCGGTTGGGAACTGGATTTCTGGGGACGCTTCAGCCGCGCCATCGAGTCGTCCGACGCCAGCTATTTCGCCGCCGAGGCCAACTATGACGACGCACTGGTCCTGTTGCGGGCACAGGTTGCCGACACCTACTTTTCCCTGCGCACCACCGAAGCACGCTTGCGGGTAGCCCGGGAAAACGCCCGCCAGCAACAACGCAATTACGAGATCACCGAAAAACTGTTCAACAGCGGCCAGACCGCCGAACTCGATCTGCAACAAGCCAAGACCCAATACCTGGGCACTTTGAGCACGATCCCGCTTCTGGAAGACCAGATCGGCCGTATCCGCAATGCGCTGGCGGTGTTGATCGGCCGCCCGCCCGGAGCGCTGCCGATGATGGCCGAGAACACCGGACTGATTCCGCTGGTGGACCGCGCCGTGCTGCAAGATGTCCCGGCCAACCTGCTGCTGCGCCGCCCCGACGTGCGCGCCGCCGAACTGAATGTCGCCGCGCAGTCCGCGCTGATCGGTGTCGCTGAAACCGATTTCTACCCGTCGTTGACGTTGCTGGGCAGCATCGTCTGGTCGGGCGACACCCTCAGCGGCACGTCCCGCAGCCTCGATCTGATCGGCGGCCCGAGCCTGCGCTGGAACGTGTTTGACTATGGCCGGATCAGCAACAACGTGCGCGTGCAGGACGCCCGTTTGCAGCAGTTGATCGAGGCTTACCGTGACAAGGTTCGCCAGGCCGCGCGCGAAGCCGACGATGCCGCCAATGGCGTGACCCGTTCGTTGCAGCGCGAACGCATTCTGCGCGAGGCCGAAGGTGCGGCGAAACGCTCACTGGAACTGGCCAACGCGCTATATCGCGAGGGCTACTCGGACTTCCAGCGGGTGCTTGATGCGCAACGCGCGCTGCTCGAACTCCAGGACAGTTACCTGGTCAGCCGTGGCGACGCGGTGAGCAACATGATTGCGCTGTACAAGGCCCTCGGCGGCGGTTGGTACAGCGCCCAGCCGAAAGTCGATTCCGCTACGCGCCGGCAAATGGAACAACGCACCGATTGGGGCGACCTGCTGGCCGAGCCCCCTGCCGCGCAACCCGCCTCCCCTTTGCCCAAACCGGTAAACAACCATGACTGA
- a CDS encoding HlyD family secretion protein, with amino-acid sequence MTEAVPPSSDAAPPPAEPAADPTKIGIKWVLLLIVLSLAWYLLADRFTPYTQQARVSAFVIPVAAEVAGRVVRVNVRNNQDVKAGEVIFEIDPQPYQIAVDRARADLESTRRQIGASTAGIASAQANLRAAQANELKARQDNMRLEGLYREDPGTISVRLLEVSRANREAAVSKVAAARAEVQRAKETEGGNEEDNAQLRSAATALSKAELDLSNTQIRARSAGLITDLRTDVGQFAAAGNPVMTLIAIHDVWISADMTENNLGLVKTETPVSIVLDALPGEVFEGRVRSIGYGVSVGQPAAPGSLPTVQNSRDWLRPAQRFPVIIEFSAESLAMLRDNRAIRAGGQAEVMAFPSEGNLLNPLGHVFLRLMSWLSYVY; translated from the coding sequence ATGACTGAAGCCGTCCCTCCCAGCTCTGACGCCGCGCCGCCACCCGCGGAGCCCGCTGCTGATCCGACGAAAATAGGCATCAAATGGGTGCTGCTGCTGATCGTGCTCAGCCTGGCGTGGTATCTGCTGGCCGACCGATTCACGCCTTATACGCAGCAGGCACGGGTCAGCGCGTTTGTGATTCCGGTGGCGGCTGAAGTCGCCGGTCGAGTGGTCCGGGTCAACGTGCGCAACAATCAAGACGTCAAGGCCGGGGAAGTGATTTTCGAGATCGACCCGCAGCCGTACCAGATCGCCGTCGACCGCGCCCGTGCGGACCTCGAATCCACCCGTCGGCAGATCGGCGCCAGCACCGCCGGCATCGCTTCTGCCCAGGCAAACTTGCGTGCGGCTCAAGCCAATGAACTCAAGGCCCGTCAGGACAATATGCGGCTTGAGGGTTTGTATCGCGAAGACCCCGGAACCATTTCCGTGCGCCTGCTGGAAGTGTCCCGCGCCAACCGCGAAGCCGCCGTCAGCAAGGTCGCGGCGGCCCGCGCAGAAGTGCAGCGCGCCAAGGAAACGGAAGGCGGCAACGAGGAAGACAACGCCCAGTTGCGCAGTGCCGCGACGGCGCTGTCGAAGGCTGAACTGGATCTTTCCAATACGCAGATCCGCGCCCGCTCGGCCGGTCTGATCACTGATCTGCGCACTGACGTCGGCCAGTTCGCGGCGGCCGGTAACCCGGTGATGACCCTGATCGCGATCCATGATGTGTGGATCAGCGCCGACATGACTGAAAACAACCTCGGCCTGGTCAAGACCGAAACCCCGGTGTCCATTGTCCTGGACGCCCTGCCCGGCGAAGTGTTCGAGGGTCGCGTGCGCAGCATCGGCTACGGGGTCAGCGTCGGTCAGCCCGCCGCGCCCGGCAGCTTGCCGACCGTGCAGAACAGCCGCGACTGGCTGCGCCCGGCCCAGCGTTTTCCGGTGATCATCGAATTTTCCGCCGAGTCACTGGCCATGCTGCGCGACAACCGCGCGATCCGTGCCGGTGGTCAGGCCGAAGTCATGGCGTTCCCCAGCGAAGGCAATCTGTTGAACCCGCTTGGCCATGTGTTTCTGCGGCTGATGAGCTGGCTGTCGTATGTTTACTAA
- a CDS encoding maleylacetate reductase, which yields MNPFVYQSLPTRVVFGWGKLSALAEEIERLGARRALILTTPEQHGLGERVAALLGDRAAGVYAKAVMHVPLEVAQAARVEAARLDADCCVAIGGGSTIGLGKAIAMDSGLPIVAVPTTYAGSEMTPIYGLTENRLKKTGRDPRVLPKTVIYDPQLTLTLPAQISACSGMNAMAHAVEALYAEDANPIIGFMAEESIRSLAQALPGVVNDPNDAEARSQALYGAWLAGICLGSVGMALHHKLCHTLGGTFNLPHAQAHAIVLPHAAHYNREAAAGPLQRAARALGGSEASEVGALLYALNQKLGIPLALADIGLPANGPAEAAQIACASPYYNPRPFEPGPIEALLNRALQGLAPA from the coding sequence ATGAATCCTTTTGTCTACCAAAGCCTGCCGACCCGCGTGGTGTTCGGCTGGGGCAAACTCTCGGCGCTGGCTGAGGAAATCGAACGGCTGGGTGCCCGGCGTGCGCTGATCCTCACCACCCCTGAACAGCATGGGCTGGGCGAGCGGGTAGCCGCTTTGCTCGGTGATCGCGCGGCGGGCGTCTATGCCAAAGCGGTGATGCACGTTCCGTTGGAAGTGGCGCAGGCGGCGCGGGTTGAAGCAGCGCGCCTGGATGCCGATTGCTGCGTGGCCATTGGCGGTGGTTCGACCATCGGTCTGGGCAAGGCCATTGCCATGGATTCCGGCCTGCCGATCGTCGCCGTGCCGACCACTTACGCCGGTTCGGAGATGACACCGATCTACGGCTTGACCGAGAACCGCCTGAAGAAAACCGGGCGTGATCCCAGGGTTCTGCCGAAAACCGTGATTTACGATCCGCAATTGACCCTGACCCTGCCGGCGCAAATCTCCGCCTGCTCGGGCATGAACGCCATGGCACACGCGGTCGAGGCGCTGTACGCCGAGGACGCCAATCCGATTATCGGTTTCATGGCCGAAGAATCGATTCGCTCACTGGCGCAGGCGTTGCCGGGCGTGGTCAATGATCCGAACGACGCCGAGGCCCGCAGCCAGGCGTTGTACGGCGCGTGGCTGGCGGGCATTTGCCTCGGTTCGGTCGGCATGGCCTTGCACCACAAGCTTTGTCACACCTTGGGCGGCACTTTCAATCTGCCCCACGCCCAGGCCCACGCCATCGTTCTGCCGCACGCCGCGCACTACAACCGCGAAGCGGCGGCGGGACCGTTGCAACGTGCCGCTCGCGCACTGGGTGGCAGCGAGGCCAGCGAGGTCGGCGCCTTGCTCTATGCGCTGAACCAGAAACTGGGCATTCCTTTGGCGCTGGCTGACATCGGTCTCCCCGCAAACGGCCCGGCCGAAGCGGCGCAAATCGCCTGCGCCAGCCCTTATTACAATCCACGGCCGTTTGAACCAGGCCCGATCGAAGCGCTGTTGAACCGCGCCCTGCAAGGGCTGGCGCCCGCCTGA